A region of Chitinophaga horti DNA encodes the following proteins:
- a CDS encoding sensor histidine kinase, translating into MKPFKHIFRNKLVIVVLHIVAWLCFFMFPFFAYRIQVSDYSFFIRECVNTLVLIGLFYLNMYVLIPRFFTLKKISLYIASVLVLIVVITLQQAIVEYRFMGHMMVGRPHIGMAIRAERGAVVFARRVDSTGQFNNGRHLGDRRMIRWRAGPPPDSAMHMRPFPGEDEHVFRDFIIPQVLRRTVLFTLLMLFMSGFIKIGIEWFKSEQQREELKVANLNAELKFLKNQINPHFLFNCLNTIYSLAHKQSPETEHALVKLSTIMRYMIYQANEDKVLLANELRYLQDYIDIQKLRLPRSISVDYKVEGEADMYKIAPMLLIPFVENAFKHGISYTEEAYIIVKLTIDKGTLSMIVRNKLIRQKAETGGVGLTNARKRLDLLYAGVHELAAGENGNEFIADLKIVLNHDEVYRS; encoded by the coding sequence ATGAAGCCTTTCAAGCATATTTTCCGGAACAAGTTGGTTATCGTCGTACTGCACATCGTGGCATGGCTATGCTTTTTTATGTTCCCGTTCTTTGCCTACCGCATACAGGTAAGCGACTATTCGTTTTTTATCAGGGAGTGCGTAAACACCTTAGTGTTGATCGGCCTCTTTTACCTGAACATGTACGTGCTGATCCCGCGATTCTTCACGCTTAAAAAGATCAGTTTATATATCGCGTCTGTTTTAGTGTTGATCGTGGTGATCACCTTACAGCAGGCGATCGTGGAGTACAGGTTTATGGGACATATGATGGTGGGCAGGCCGCATATCGGGATGGCCATTAGGGCTGAACGGGGAGCGGTTGTGTTTGCCAGGCGTGTTGACAGCACAGGCCAGTTCAACAACGGCCGCCACCTCGGAGACAGGCGGATGATACGCTGGAGAGCCGGCCCACCACCGGATTCTGCGATGCATATGCGGCCGTTTCCCGGAGAAGACGAACACGTATTTCGTGATTTTATCATTCCACAAGTACTACGACGAACGGTGTTGTTTACGTTGCTGATGTTGTTTATGAGCGGATTTATCAAAATAGGGATAGAGTGGTTTAAAAGTGAACAGCAACGCGAAGAACTGAAAGTGGCCAACCTGAATGCAGAACTGAAATTCCTCAAGAATCAGATCAATCCACACTTCCTTTTCAATTGCCTGAATACCATTTATTCGCTCGCGCACAAGCAGTCGCCTGAAACCGAACATGCCCTCGTAAAACTTTCTACGATCATGCGCTACATGATTTACCAGGCCAATGAGGACAAGGTGTTACTGGCTAACGAGCTGCGGTATCTGCAAGACTATATCGATATTCAAAAGCTACGGCTGCCCAGATCTATTTCTGTAGATTATAAGGTAGAAGGGGAGGCTGATATGTACAAGATCGCGCCTATGTTGCTGATACCGTTTGTGGAGAATGCTTTCAAACACGGTATCAGTTATACCGAAGAAGCTTATATCATCGTAAAACTAACGATCGATAAAGGCACATTAAGTATGATCGTGCGCAACAAACTGATCCGCCAGAAAGCGGAAACCGGGGGCGTAGGACTTACTAACGCCCGTAAACGCCTCGATCTTTTATATGCCGGGGTGCATGAATTAGCCGCAGGCGAAAACGGAAACGAATTTATTGCAGATTTAAAAATTGTGCTGAACCATGATGAAGTGTATCGCAGTTGA
- a CDS encoding LytR/AlgR family response regulator transcription factor, producing the protein MMKCIAVDDEPLALEIIEDFARKAPFPMQLKKFEDAAMALRYLQEEQVDLLFLDIKMPDINGIQFLKALKHPPAVIFTTAYQEYALDGFNLDIVDYLLKPIPFERFIKAVTKVHEYLSVQQRNGEVATSADYIFVKTEYKIIKVNFEDILYIEALKDYIKIYTRNQPVLTLKSLKSFESRLPKEKFIRVHRSYLVSLDKINSVEKNSVVIANQYIPISEGYRDKFYELITKHS; encoded by the coding sequence ATGATGAAGTGTATCGCAGTTGACGATGAGCCGCTCGCGCTGGAGATTATCGAGGACTTTGCCCGCAAGGCACCTTTCCCGATGCAGCTGAAGAAGTTTGAGGACGCCGCAATGGCCCTCCGTTATTTGCAGGAAGAGCAGGTCGATCTGCTATTCCTCGATATCAAGATGCCCGACATCAACGGCATCCAGTTCCTGAAAGCGCTGAAGCACCCGCCCGCTGTGATATTCACCACTGCCTACCAGGAATATGCGCTCGATGGTTTTAACCTGGATATTGTGGACTATTTGCTCAAACCCATTCCGTTCGAAAGATTCATTAAGGCCGTTACCAAAGTGCACGAATACCTGTCTGTGCAACAAAGGAATGGAGAGGTAGCTACTTCGGCAGATTACATTTTCGTAAAAACAGAATACAAGATCATCAAGGTAAACTTCGAAGATATCCTGTACATAGAAGCGTTGAAAGACTACATTAAGATTTATACCCGTAACCAGCCTGTACTCACCCTCAAAAGCCTGAAGTCATTCGAAAGCCGTTTGCCGAAAGAAAAGTTCATCCGCGTGCATCGCTCTTACCTTGTGTCGCTGGATAAGATCAATTCGGTGGAGAAGAACTCGGTAGTGATCGCCAACCAGTATATCCCGATCAGTGAGGGGTATCGGGATAAGTTTTATGAGTTGATTACGAAGCATTCTTAG
- a CDS encoding winged helix-turn-helix transcriptional regulator, whose amino-acid sequence MTAIKESSTIQENKQHALAECPVTHAMQKIGGYWKPIILYHLSQGDKRYSEIKRAMPAVTEKVLIQHLKQLETDGLVIREAKPVVPPFVTYRLSAAGEGLMPVINAMATWAFKDMEGAFG is encoded by the coding sequence ATGACAGCCATCAAAGAAAGTTCTACCATACAGGAAAATAAGCAGCACGCCCTGGCAGAGTGCCCGGTAACGCACGCTATGCAAAAGATCGGCGGATACTGGAAACCTATCATCCTGTACCACCTCTCACAGGGTGATAAACGCTACAGCGAAATAAAACGGGCCATGCCGGCCGTTACAGAGAAAGTATTGATCCAGCACCTGAAACAACTGGAAACAGACGGCTTAGTGATCCGGGAAGCCAAGCCCGTGGTGCCACCGTTTGTGACGTACCGGCTGAGTGCAGCGGGAGAAGGATTGATGCCGGTGATTAATGCGATGGCGACGTGGGCGTTTAAGGACATGGAGGGGGCGTTTGGGTAG
- a CDS encoding NAD(P)H-binding protein yields the protein MKIIVTGSLGNIGLPLTKNLVAAGHQVIVVSSRADKASAIQQLGAEAAIGSVSDAAFLTNLFTGADAVWAMTPPNMGGSNVIKNTVNAGRAYAEAIKSSGVKRVVMLSSIGADLPSGTGPIESVHHIENIYRELDGVNITFLRAGYFYTNFYNDVPLIKSAGIMGGNFAAHTQVPLAHPEDIATIAAEELQQPGNGKNVRYVVSEVRQPAEVAAAVGTAIGNPALQWVEFTNEQSLQGMTQAGVPQEIAALYTELGAALHDGRLNGDFIKSGSPLAGKVKLEAFAQEFAGKFVG from the coding sequence ATGAAAATTATCGTAACAGGTTCCCTGGGGAATATAGGTTTGCCACTCACTAAAAACCTCGTAGCGGCAGGTCACCAGGTCATCGTAGTAAGCAGCCGTGCGGACAAAGCATCTGCCATTCAACAATTAGGTGCAGAAGCAGCGATCGGCTCCGTAAGTGATGCCGCCTTTCTTACCAATCTTTTCACCGGCGCAGACGCCGTGTGGGCAATGACGCCTCCGAATATGGGCGGCAGCAATGTGATCAAAAATACGGTGAACGCAGGCCGTGCTTACGCGGAGGCGATCAAATCTTCGGGCGTTAAAAGGGTGGTGATGCTGAGCAGCATCGGGGCCGATTTACCGTCCGGCACCGGACCTATCGAAAGCGTGCATCACATCGAAAACATTTACCGGGAGCTGGATGGCGTAAACATTACTTTCCTGCGTGCAGGTTATTTTTACACGAACTTCTACAATGATGTGCCGTTAATCAAGTCTGCAGGTATTATGGGCGGCAACTTCGCGGCCCATACACAGGTGCCGCTTGCCCACCCGGAAGATATTGCCACCATCGCAGCGGAAGAACTGCAGCAGCCAGGCAACGGTAAAAATGTGCGCTACGTGGTTAGTGAAGTACGCCAGCCTGCCGAAGTAGCTGCCGCAGTGGGAACGGCGATCGGTAACCCCGCACTGCAATGGGTGGAGTTTACAAATGAACAGTCGTTACAAGGAATGACGCAGGCAGGTGTTCCGCAGGAAATAGCAGCGCTTTACACTGAGCTGGGTGCCGCCTTGCACGACGGCCGGTTGAACGGTGACTTCATTAAGTCAGGCTCCCCGTTAGCTGGTAAGGTGAAGCTGGAAGCCTTCGCGCAGGAGTTTGCAGGCAAATTTGTGGGGTAA
- a CDS encoding SGNH/GDSL hydrolase family protein: MKLILFLGLCALSVGSTALAQGTKTWNPAHDKESVVGGQAWHTGIASFYDRLPAKAEKAVRKPVWDLSHNGAGLHLRFVTDAPEITVRYQVTGNIQMPHMPATGVSGVDLYAKDGKGQWLWSAGKYSFKDTISYQFPKLQSATTGEREYTLYLPLYNSVKWLEVIYPDGSKFTALPPKTKPIVVYGTSIAQGACASRPGLAWTNILSRKLDRQVINLAFSGNGRLEKEIVELLPEIDASLYILDCMPNLTRVNEFPDADIKQRIKNAVTHLQAQKPGVPIILTEHDGYTDAGLNAERRQYFERVNKVLREAFAEMKAKGVYLLPISALGQDIETMVDGTHPNDIGMLRYAEAYEKLIKKIK; the protein is encoded by the coding sequence ATGAAACTGATCTTGTTCCTGGGCCTCTGCGCCCTTTCTGTCGGCTCTACCGCCCTTGCCCAGGGCACCAAAACCTGGAACCCTGCTCATGATAAAGAAAGCGTAGTAGGCGGACAGGCCTGGCATACCGGCATCGCATCTTTCTATGACCGTTTGCCCGCCAAAGCAGAAAAGGCGGTGCGCAAACCCGTATGGGACCTGTCGCACAATGGTGCGGGGCTACACCTCCGCTTCGTGACCGATGCGCCGGAAATTACGGTGAGGTACCAGGTGACAGGCAATATACAGATGCCGCACATGCCCGCTACCGGCGTAAGTGGCGTAGACCTGTACGCGAAGGACGGCAAAGGACAATGGTTATGGTCGGCCGGCAAGTATTCTTTCAAAGACACCATCTCTTATCAATTTCCTAAACTGCAAAGCGCCACCACCGGCGAGCGGGAATACACCTTATACCTCCCACTGTACAACTCCGTTAAGTGGCTGGAAGTGATTTACCCGGATGGCAGCAAGTTCACCGCGCTGCCTCCGAAAACCAAACCCATCGTGGTATATGGCACCTCCATCGCCCAGGGTGCATGCGCCAGCCGGCCCGGCCTGGCGTGGACCAACATCCTGAGCCGCAAGCTGGACAGGCAGGTGATCAACCTGGCGTTTTCCGGTAATGGCAGGCTGGAAAAAGAGATCGTGGAACTGCTGCCAGAGATCGACGCGAGCCTGTACATCCTTGACTGTATGCCTAACCTTACCAGAGTGAACGAGTTTCCTGACGCCGACATCAAACAGCGGATAAAGAACGCCGTAACACATTTACAGGCGCAGAAACCGGGCGTGCCCATTATTCTTACCGAGCATGACGGCTATACCGATGCAGGCCTTAATGCGGAGCGCAGGCAGTATTTTGAGCGGGTGAACAAAGTGTTGCGGGAAGCGTTTGCTGAAATGAAAGCAAAAGGCGTTTACCTGTTGCCCATCAGTGCGTTGGGGCAGGATATTGAAACCATGGTGGATGGCACCCATCCGAACGATATCGGTATGCTGCGTTATGCGGAGGCTTATGAGAAACTGATTAAGAAAATAAAATAA
- a CDS encoding cysteine desulfurase family protein encodes MERIYFDNAATTPLDKAVLDVMLPYLTEKFGNPSSIYSYGRESKLGIETARKTVAKILNANPGEIFFTSGGTESSNTAINAAVNNLGCRHIITSPIEHHATLHATDHLHCKQEVKLSHVKLLANGHVDMDDLRRLLSTSEERCLVTLMHANNEIGNLLDIHAVGNLCKEFDAIFHSDTVQTVGHYPFDLRNTPVHFINGAGHKFHGPKGVGILYINENVKIDPFIHGGAQERNMRAGTENLYGIVGFAKALELATEHYEEHSKYINDLRMYMAEQLQQHIPGVTFNGDLHGRSLYTVLSAAFPKTEKTEMILFNMDINGICASGGSACTSGADAGSHVIRAINNDPNKITVRFSFSKQNTKEEVDKVVAKLKELI; translated from the coding sequence TTGGAAAGAATTTATTTTGACAACGCAGCCACCACGCCGCTGGACAAAGCAGTGTTGGACGTGATGCTGCCCTACCTGACGGAAAAGTTCGGCAATCCCTCCTCCATTTACTCTTACGGCCGTGAATCTAAACTGGGTATTGAAACTGCGCGTAAAACCGTGGCCAAGATCCTGAACGCGAACCCCGGCGAAATTTTCTTTACTTCCGGAGGTACCGAAAGCAGCAATACGGCCATTAACGCCGCGGTGAACAACCTGGGCTGCCGTCACATCATCACATCCCCGATAGAGCATCACGCTACCCTGCATGCAACTGACCACCTGCATTGCAAACAGGAGGTAAAGCTCTCCCACGTTAAACTGCTGGCGAACGGCCATGTAGACATGGACGACCTGCGCCGCCTGCTCTCCACTTCTGAAGAGCGCTGCCTGGTGACCCTCATGCACGCCAACAACGAAATCGGCAACCTGCTCGACATTCACGCGGTAGGCAATCTTTGTAAAGAATTTGACGCCATCTTCCACTCCGACACCGTACAAACTGTAGGTCACTACCCGTTCGACCTGCGTAATACGCCGGTGCATTTCATCAATGGCGCAGGACACAAGTTTCACGGTCCGAAAGGCGTGGGCATCCTGTACATCAATGAGAACGTGAAGATCGATCCCTTCATTCACGGCGGCGCGCAGGAGCGTAACATGCGTGCAGGCACCGAAAACCTTTACGGCATCGTAGGTTTCGCGAAAGCACTGGAACTGGCGACTGAACATTACGAGGAGCACAGCAAATACATTAACGACCTGCGCATGTACATGGCAGAACAGCTGCAGCAGCACATTCCGGGCGTTACCTTCAACGGCGACCTGCATGGCCGCAGCCTGTACACTGTGCTGAGCGCAGCTTTCCCTAAAACAGAAAAAACCGAGATGATCCTGTTCAACATGGACATCAACGGTATTTGCGCTTCCGGCGGCAGCGCGTGTACCTCCGGCGCAGATGCCGGCTCGCACGTAATCCGCGCCATTAACAACGATCCTAACAAGATCACGGTAAGGTTCTCCTTCTCCAAACAAAACACGAAGGAAGAGGTAGACAAAGTGGTAGCGAAGCTGAAAGAGCTGATCTAA
- the glmM gene encoding phosphoglucosamine mutase yields the protein MALIKSISGIRGTIGGKPGEGLSPLDVVKFTAAYGTWLLRQNSENKKVVIGRDGRISGEMVKNLVASTLVGLGIDVVDLGLSTTPTVEIAVTMEQAAGGIILTASHNPREWNALKLLNSAGEFISGEDGATVLDIAANEDFSFADVNKLGSYTTDDTYLQKHIDAVLAYPLVDVAAIKARNFKIVVDAVNSTGAIFVPALLKALGVDDVTVLFGEVNGKFSHNPEPLPENLTALSNEVDKSKADFGIAVDPDVDRLCFVCEDGGMFGEEYTLVAVADYILKHRKGNTVSNLSSTQALKDVTLKHGGEYHPSAVGEVNVVRKMKEVNAVIGGEGNGGIIVPDFHYGRDALIGIGLFLSHMATLGKNMKAIRNSYPDYFISKNKIELDKGVDVKTIFEKIKGKYKNQPINTEDGLKIEFDKDWVHLRTSNTEPIIRIYSESQNETTADNIAKRIMQDIREFML from the coding sequence TTGGCACTGATTAAATCTATCTCTGGCATTCGCGGAACAATTGGAGGTAAACCGGGAGAGGGCCTTTCGCCCCTTGATGTGGTGAAATTCACCGCAGCATACGGTACCTGGTTGCTCCGTCAGAACAGTGAGAACAAAAAAGTGGTAATTGGCCGGGATGGACGTATTTCCGGGGAAATGGTAAAGAACCTGGTAGCCTCTACCCTCGTAGGGCTGGGCATTGACGTGGTAGACCTTGGTTTATCCACCACCCCTACCGTAGAAATTGCGGTGACCATGGAGCAGGCAGCGGGAGGTATTATCCTCACTGCCAGCCACAACCCCAGGGAATGGAACGCCCTGAAACTGCTGAACAGCGCCGGAGAGTTTATTTCCGGTGAAGACGGCGCTACCGTGCTGGACATCGCCGCCAACGAAGACTTTTCGTTTGCGGACGTGAACAAGCTGGGCAGCTACACGACCGATGACACTTACCTTCAGAAGCACATTGATGCGGTACTCGCCTACCCCCTGGTAGACGTGGCCGCCATTAAAGCCCGCAATTTCAAAATTGTGGTGGATGCTGTTAATTCAACCGGCGCGATCTTCGTACCTGCCCTGCTCAAAGCACTGGGTGTGGACGATGTGACGGTACTTTTTGGCGAGGTAAATGGCAAATTCAGCCACAACCCAGAGCCACTGCCCGAAAACCTGACCGCCCTCTCTAACGAGGTAGACAAGTCCAAGGCTGACTTCGGCATCGCCGTTGACCCGGACGTTGACCGCCTTTGCTTCGTTTGCGAAGATGGTGGCATGTTTGGTGAGGAATACACCCTGGTGGCCGTAGCAGATTACATCCTGAAGCACCGCAAAGGCAATACGGTAAGCAACCTCTCCTCTACCCAGGCGTTGAAAGACGTGACCCTGAAACACGGTGGCGAATACCACCCTTCAGCGGTAGGTGAAGTGAACGTGGTACGTAAAATGAAGGAAGTAAATGCCGTAATCGGTGGTGAAGGTAACGGCGGCATTATCGTTCCCGACTTTCACTACGGCCGCGACGCCCTCATCGGTATCGGCCTGTTCCTGAGCCACATGGCTACCCTCGGTAAAAACATGAAGGCGATCCGTAATTCTTACCCTGACTACTTTATTTCCAAGAATAAAATTGAGCTGGACAAAGGTGTGGACGTAAAAACCATCTTTGAAAAGATCAAAGGGAAGTACAAGAACCAGCCGATCAACACGGAAGATGGCCTGAAAATCGAGTTCGATAAGGATTGGGTACACCTGCGTACCTCCAACACCGAGCCGATCATCCGCATCTATTCCGAGAGCCAGAATGAGACCACTGCAGACAATATCGCCAAGCGTATTATGCAGGATATCAGGGAGTTTATGCTATAA
- a CDS encoding LTA synthase family protein, which yields MKDIWLRIPRYIRYVLVQSLILFLFLVLFRVVFYFFFFKSTIHESAAVTKAWYLGLKFDVRLALVIMAPLALIAIIARNRLFANRILRKINYFYLFIIYLGLIFFYAIDLGHYAYLGLRVDPSVTRFLAAGEKMTNARMVWQSYPVIKGVIGIVLLMALLVFLYRRVFITYASQEDRRNGRGALAGWIGALVLVFAAGIYGNFAYFPLRWSQAMFTRDNGITSLALNPVLYFYSNLDTSRDTYDLEKTRQTYKVVADYLGVDQPDSVRLNYQRRQPADSTKPRLNVIVVMMESTGASLTSMFNNPMMATPNLKAVSDSGLLFRNFYIPNMSTARSVFGITTGLADICIDQTASRHPAIVDQRVILDQFTGYEKYYLLGGNTNWANIRAVFTNNVDGIKIYEEGYYKSAKADVWGVSDYDLITEASEIFKAANDRKQPFIAFLQTADNHEPFTTTAGAGDFKKVTEKDIDMQKFKASGFLSVDQFNGTRYLDYNIGHLMKKAKEDGYLDNTIFVFFGDHNIKLNPYHFMEQPEVEMGTWGHHVPLIIYAPRHIAPGEIRETGSLVDVYPTVAALVGMPVTNYTMGVNLLDSSRQNRYAFLVYHKNLQPYHALIGDRYLYEINPKTGETALFDLSADPLKDVKKDNLDTAQKLDKLTRGYYESTRYLMFNNKKG from the coding sequence ATGAAGGACATTTGGCTCCGCATCCCCAGGTACATCCGTTATGTGCTTGTCCAGTCACTAATTCTTTTCCTGTTCCTGGTACTGTTTAGGGTCGTTTTCTACTTCTTTTTCTTCAAATCCACCATCCACGAGTCGGCCGCCGTTACCAAAGCCTGGTACCTCGGGCTTAAGTTCGACGTGCGCCTCGCCCTGGTCATTATGGCCCCATTGGCGTTAATCGCTATCATCGCCCGCAATCGTTTGTTTGCCAACCGCATTCTCAGGAAGATCAATTACTTCTATCTTTTTATTATATACCTCGGCCTCATTTTCTTCTACGCGATTGACCTGGGGCACTATGCTTACCTCGGACTTCGTGTAGACCCTTCCGTTACCCGCTTTCTGGCGGCTGGTGAAAAAATGACCAATGCCCGCATGGTATGGCAAAGTTACCCGGTGATCAAAGGAGTAATCGGCATTGTACTGTTGATGGCGCTGCTCGTATTCCTGTACCGCCGTGTGTTTATTACCTACGCCAGCCAGGAGGACCGTCGCAATGGCCGTGGCGCGCTCGCCGGCTGGATAGGCGCGTTGGTATTGGTGTTTGCCGCCGGTATTTATGGCAACTTCGCCTACTTTCCGTTACGTTGGAGCCAGGCCATGTTCACCCGCGACAACGGCATCACCAGCCTGGCGCTTAATCCGGTATTATATTTTTATTCTAACCTGGATACGAGCCGTGACACCTACGACCTCGAGAAGACGAGGCAAACCTATAAAGTGGTGGCCGACTATCTTGGGGTAGACCAGCCCGACAGCGTACGCCTGAACTACCAGCGCCGTCAGCCTGCCGACAGCACCAAACCGCGGTTGAATGTGATCGTGGTAATGATGGAATCGACCGGCGCATCGCTTACCAGCATGTTCAACAACCCGATGATGGCCACGCCTAACCTGAAGGCTGTGTCTGACAGTGGTTTATTGTTCCGCAACTTTTATATTCCGAATATGAGCACCGCCCGTTCGGTGTTCGGTATTACTACCGGCCTGGCCGACATCTGCATCGATCAAACGGCCTCGCGTCATCCTGCGATCGTGGACCAGCGTGTGATTTTAGACCAGTTTACCGGTTATGAGAAATACTATTTGCTCGGTGGCAACACCAACTGGGCCAACATTCGTGCGGTGTTTACCAATAACGTAGATGGCATTAAAATATATGAAGAAGGTTATTATAAATCTGCCAAGGCCGATGTGTGGGGCGTATCCGATTACGACCTGATCACCGAGGCGAGTGAGATCTTTAAAGCCGCGAACGATCGTAAGCAACCGTTCATCGCCTTCCTGCAAACTGCCGACAACCACGAACCTTTTACCACTACAGCTGGTGCGGGCGACTTTAAAAAAGTTACCGAAAAGGATATCGACATGCAGAAGTTTAAGGCATCGGGCTTTTTGTCGGTCGATCAGTTTAATGGTACCCGTTACCTCGACTATAATATTGGTCACCTCATGAAAAAGGCGAAGGAAGATGGTTATCTCGACAATACCATTTTCGTTTTCTTCGGCGATCATAATATTAAGTTGAACCCGTATCACTTTATGGAACAACCAGAAGTAGAAATGGGTACCTGGGGGCATCATGTACCTTTAATTATATATGCACCGCGGCACATTGCGCCGGGGGAGATCAGGGAGACAGGCAGCCTGGTGGATGTGTACCCGACTGTTGCCGCACTGGTAGGTATGCCGGTCACCAATTACACCATGGGGGTAAACCTGCTGGACAGTAGCCGGCAGAACAGGTATGCTTTCCTGGTGTACCACAAAAATCTGCAACCTTACCATGCACTGATAGGAGATCGTTATCTTTACGAGATAAATCCGAAAACCGGGGAAACGGCTTTGTTCGATCTGTCGGCCGACCCGCTAAAGGATGTAAAGAAAGACAACCTGGATACGGCGCAAAAGCTGGATAAATTAACGCGTGGATATTACGAAAGCACACGATATTTGATGTTCAACAATAAAAAAGGGTGA
- a CDS encoding class I SAM-dependent methyltransferase yields MIVFEEALPPVMDMEAAKHWYKDWFNSPYYHLLYNNRDEREAASFIDKLLEYLRPAPGALMLDVACGRGRHSKYLADKGYGVTGIDLSEESIAAARKLENDHLSFYQHDMRLPFMVNYFDVVFNFFTSFGYFETQRENDNALRTIKNALKPGGRVVLDYLNSVYVAKHLVPSEVKEKDGVVFDIHREMQGRKFLKEINILDKRQLLRLSFTESVNAFRKADFEAMFARQGLVINDIFGDYHFNPYDEQHATRLIIVATKQ; encoded by the coding sequence GTGATAGTATTTGAGGAAGCACTGCCACCCGTTATGGATATGGAAGCAGCAAAGCATTGGTACAAAGACTGGTTCAATTCGCCGTATTATCACCTGTTATACAACAACCGGGATGAGCGCGAAGCCGCGTCGTTTATAGATAAGTTGCTGGAATACCTGCGTCCCGCGCCGGGAGCGTTGATGCTCGACGTGGCCTGTGGCCGCGGGCGGCATTCGAAGTACCTGGCCGACAAGGGGTATGGCGTTACGGGCATCGATCTGTCAGAAGAAAGTATTGCAGCCGCCCGTAAACTGGAAAACGATCACCTGAGCTTCTACCAGCACGATATGCGCCTGCCGTTCATGGTGAATTACTTCGACGTGGTGTTTAACTTCTTTACCAGCTTCGGTTATTTCGAGACACAGCGCGAGAACGATAACGCCCTTCGCACCATTAAAAACGCCCTCAAGCCCGGTGGCCGCGTAGTGCTCGACTACCTCAACAGCGTATATGTTGCCAAACACCTGGTACCCAGCGAGGTAAAGGAAAAGGATGGCGTCGTGTTCGACATTCACCGCGAAATGCAGGGGCGTAAATTCCTGAAAGAAATCAATATCTTAGATAAGAGGCAGCTGTTGCGGTTATCGTTTACTGAAAGTGTAAACGCCTTCCGCAAGGCCGACTTCGAGGCCATGTTTGCACGGCAGGGCCTAGTGATTAACGACATATTCGGCGACTACCATTTTAACCCGTATGACGAGCAACATGCTACCAGGTTAATCATTGTGGCGACAAAACAGTAA
- a CDS encoding phosphatase PAP2 family protein produces the protein MESLLRFDLQLFFNINGQWTHPFLDHLLPWLREPYLWAPLYLFLMVFAVYNYGWKGFFWLVMYIVTFAIADQLSGFCKSFVGRLRPFNDPVLAPYVRVLVGYYPRSGSFTSSHAANHFALATFSFITLRGVFGRWAWLFFLWAAAIGYSQVYVGVHFPLDIVGGALLGIMIGVTTGSFFQRRIRLTPEPEPATEPEQAT, from the coding sequence ATGGAAAGCCTTTTAAGATTCGATCTTCAACTCTTTTTTAATATAAACGGCCAGTGGACGCACCCGTTCCTGGACCACCTGCTGCCATGGCTGCGGGAGCCCTACTTGTGGGCACCGCTATACCTCTTTCTGATGGTGTTTGCAGTATATAACTATGGTTGGAAAGGATTCTTCTGGCTGGTGATGTACATTGTGACCTTCGCCATTGCCGATCAGCTGAGCGGTTTTTGTAAAAGTTTCGTGGGCAGATTACGGCCATTTAACGATCCGGTACTGGCGCCTTATGTGAGAGTGCTGGTCGGTTATTACCCGCGCAGCGGCAGTTTTACTTCTTCGCATGCCGCCAATCACTTTGCGCTGGCCACCTTTAGTTTCATTACCCTTCGCGGCGTGTTCGGCCGCTGGGCATGGTTGTTTTTCCTGTGGGCGGCCGCCATCGGCTATTCCCAGGTATATGTAGGCGTACACTTTCCGCTGGATATTGTGGGCGGGGCTTTACTGGGCATCATGATCGGTGTGACGACGGGTAGTTTTTTTCAACGCAGGATAAGGCTCACTCCCGAACCTGAACCGGCAACAGAACCGGAACAAGCAACATGA